tttcccTTCAAAAGAGAGAAAATGACTTTTCTCACTTATGgataaaaatctttttttttaataattatctTAATTTTTAAGTTAAGTTTAGTTGCTTCACACTTGGACAATATTATTAATCTTTAGTGACCAGAAATATCTCATCAACACACTCTCTGACCAAACACTAAAACTGCTGCATATAATTAAGTTCTATACGTTGTTGGGTCAAATTAacatataattaataatatatacCCTTCATCATAAATTTAATATGATAATATTAGTAGCAGCAGAACTTATACTTTGATCCATACCATGAAACAAAGATTTAAGGCCCGAGATTCAAGAGTGAGATTCAATAATTTACATTTCAGTTTCCTAAATCTACTTTCTTGTGCGATTAATTCGAACAATAACTTAATATAAAGTATCAAATTGCATCAATAATGTATATAATTgtgtaaaaaaaaattagatgGTCATTGTGACCTatcccgataggtcgttttgagttctagccctTATTTCCGTGTTTCGGGATCTCTATTAGCTCCAAGTAGTTTTTTTCGATTTACGTGTGCAGACCGTGTCTTTTTcggaaagattttatgtgaaaacTTGAAGAAAACataatttttggctttaaaaataacttgagttgactatgatcaacattttgtgtaaacgaccccgaatcgatattttgacgatcccggtaggtccgtatcatgattttgaatttgggcgtatgcccggaattgaattcgaaagtctctaacttgatttgacttgttttgtctAAAATTAGTAACTTGAAAGTTTAAATATTTCTTAggtttgaccgtagtttgactttataGTTACTGGGATCGAATTTTGATTTCGGGACTTAGTATAGGTCCATTTTACTATTTGAAAcctgtctgcaaaatttggtgtcgaaCGGCGTTGGTTTGGTATAAATTAGACGTTTAGTTGTGATTCTAGTTGTTCTTGAGTTTTCCTTTGAAAGTTCATCTGTTTTGATattcaattcatagttttagacgttgtttgggtgatttgatcatgcgagcgcgTTCaaatgatgttattacacttaagtgcatgtttgatttggagcccgaggggctcgggtgagtttcggacgtgtttcggATGAGTTTGGATAGTACAAGGACTCTCTGGAGAAGTGCCCAGTTATGGTGTCTGGTGCAGATCTTAcgtttgcgaggtctggctcgcaattgCGGATAAATATTTCATTTGCGAGCAGGACCTGGAATTAggtaacctcgcatttgcgaggaaactgttcgcaattgcgaactgccCAAGTTTGTGATGCGTGACAACAGTAGggcatcttcgcaattgcgattgtgggatcttcgcatttgcggtcattttgtcgcaattgcgacatctgaggTTCTGAGAGAgagttcacatttgcgacctttgtctcgcatttgcggacaTCACATTTGCGAatatttcttcgcaaatgcggcacCTGCAGCTCggtaaaagaaggaaaaatcaaaacttagctcattttacatcaTTTCTCAACCATAAACATAGGTAAGCAATTTTAATCCATTTCTTAtcaattatccattacattttatgtgttttcaacatcaaatttagggttgtcatggtagaaattagggatttcggtagaaatttaaaattttataaaattgagatttaaacctcaaattgaggtcggatttcaaaacaaatcttcgaacctcggattttgaccaagcggtcccggattgacttttgttgaccttttaaaaaatgatcaaaattgaacctttttcattaataggtagtttctaaagcttattttgaatcgtttaaTCGATAAATTGCTAGATTTGTTTGGTTTTGGAGGCTTGTTTAGAAGGCAAAGTCGTGGTTGGTTGATTGCTTTAGttgtggagtgaggtaagtatcgtggttaaccttaacttgagggattaggacttgttgggtTATTTGCTACATGAATTATGTGCGAAAatgatgtatatgtgaggtgacgagtacatatgtgttattattgggttaaagcatgcgggtgggaatTATTTCTTTGTTCTAAGTTGTTTACTTGCCTTTGTTCTCCATGCTTAGGCTACATTATTACTTTTAATTACTCATCTCTTAATCATTGCTTATTTTGAAGATATTGCAAAATTCTCAAATTTGAGTTTGTTATCATGGTACTGTAATTAAAGTGAAGTTGTTTCCTGCCTTGCATTTATTATTTGGATTTATATTGTTGATtagtgaggaagagtgaaaagtataaagggtgttgtcgtgccttatttgcattcattaaaagcacgaagggtgatgcagtgtcggtgagtaaaagcatgaagggtgatgccgtgaaacCTTAATgctcacctagtgtttgataaaatgctcaagtgagctggaactatgaactccttcctaatttgtgttcaattttgctatatctctaaatagatcgaagtggctaagattttcggaacattatagtaatttaaaaggctcgaggcaaggtatgttggctaaacttctctctaagaattgaattcccatgatgttcttgtaagtcccgagttatccaTTATGAATTGGCTTTTATTAATAAGTTTGGTGTCGAAAGATGTAtttatatgaatatgttcaaaatatgttccggaatattcttatcatattatgttagTCTTCGGGAGCGTGTTCAAGgtatgagtatgtattaaaatgttgcgacttcaagtcaagcccaaatgaaagtgatcatatcaaattgtgtaagaaattacatgtgcctaagaccctaaatttcTCAAATGTGTGCTTAAAGTTTTGAATAGAAATTTTTGTTGTGGACAATTTGTATTAATGTTTGGAAGTGGAATAGTGggcatgaattatgaagtacggccaacgtgccaagaatgatattgcgttatggccaatgatgccaataaaatgaatgacatgtaaaagaatatgaattgagtggtaaacacttttaaaaataaatacctTTGGAGTATTATTTaaccaccgaggaagggtaggtcggaacaacctaaccacGAAACTACAGGTGATGAGCacgtaggagtgattgaggggtaaattccTGTGTTAATGTCATGAGATTGTTTCCTCTTATATGGGAtaagattggtgtgttgagaggTTTTTCCTTAAATGAGataagattattgctagcgagaggTGATGTAATATCGACCCACACggtattgtggtgagacggcatagccgatcgggctgagatcgaataccatgccgcgcacatggtggtattgtgagtgtatgtctcggagTGAGACGGCTTAGCAGGTCGTACTgatatcggactccgtgctaaaatacggtggtgtatctatgctaaagatctcccaacttaaattactgaaacCTACTTGAAAtatacctttcccctaacttgacaccttgatattgtttgagtctcttattgatttcatgttttattctccgtttactgttgctcgttctattgagagggtgtttagttttacatactaatactatttcatatgtactaacatcccttttgtcgggagtgctgcatctttaatggatgcaggtggttccatagcatgtagtattgatcagtgatagcagaaCACACTCTCCTCAActgacttagtgagccccacttcatttcggggtcatgtatctcttaacctttgtacatagcattttgaggtatagccggggccttgttgccggcgcTGTCATAATCATAGCACTCTTTGGATCCTGttaaaggctccgtagatatagtgtgggttgtatctatttttgggaaggttaaactaaaaatgttgtaatcgtatcatttgttccactttaactatgattgtacaaggtactgttttggagacttgttaatgacgtaactaatgaaaATGAACTAGTGTTTTCACGTaacctcttactgtctaattaatgaaatgtattcttctctttattcatgggtgagttgggtagacggcactgtgcaggcttgctcgaccaagGGTAACTATGTTGAGCACCGGTCGCTCTCCCCGAGGTCAGGGCGTGACAATTTATTTCAAACTATacttgtagacttctagttgctcatgtacttgtgacactagaaTTCTAGGATTGAGTTAgattgtgttatgttatggtttTATTTCATGTATTCCAGCTTTGATCATCATCAATAATTGTTATTATTCTGGTTTAaactgtttaattattaaattgtttaactaatgttggcttgcctagcaagtggacgttaggagccatcacgaccccgaagttgaaattttgggttgtgacaagtttgtattagagcactaggttgcttaggtctcacgattcatgagcaagttttgtagagtctggaggatcgatacggagaagtctgtacttatcttttaaAGGTTGTGgagctttaggaaaatttcatttCTTTCTTCCCTATCGTGCGGTTTTATTATATCATTGATGTTTGAATCATTCCATTCTTGTTCtgtcgcagatggtgagaacacacatAGCATCTACAGTCGGGTAGGAGCCGGAGCCCCCTGTTGCAGCCATAACatgggtagaggccgaggccggggCCGGACCAAAGGTTGAGGCTGAGGCTGAGCTCGGCCTAGCTCGTGCAGCAGCACCCACTACTAAGACTTAGATTGATCACGAGGAGGAGACCCTAGGTCAGACCATACCATTCAGACCCACTTAGGTCCCGGAGGGATTTATAGTCATTCccgtgcttcaggatgctctagttccCTTAGTGGGCCTTATAGCGAGTGTGGCCAAGATCGGTGTATTTCCAGTGCACCAACTGTCTCTTAGGATGGggtaggagcacagactcccgctactcatacCCCGGAGTTGGTCGCTCCCATATATCAAACTCTAACAGTTCTGCacgttggggtagttcagccaattGTTGCTACACAGACCGGGGAGAGGCTCGCGATGTCTTCTGAGATATtgatgaggttggataagttcacaaagctcttccctattcacttcagtggtgcaccttcagaGGACCCACAAGTTTATTTGGACTGTTGCTATGAGGTGCTGagcaacatgggtattgttgagtcCAATGGCGTAGACTTTGCACTGTTTCAGATGACCGGTTCGGTCAAGAGATGGTGGTAGGATCATGTGGGGATTTGACCAGCTGGTTCACCGCCAcatacttgggatcagttttcgtAGTTCTTTCTCgagaagtttattcctttcactttgagagaggagtaccgcaggcagtttgagcgccttcagcagggtagcatgattgttacccagtatgagacccgatTTGTGGACCAAGCTCGCCATGCAGTTATCttactccctactgagagggagagagtgaggagattcattgatggtcttGCTTTCAGTattaggctacagatggccaaggagaccgaagaTGATACTTATTTCCAAAGGACcgtagatattgctagacggatcgagatggttcgtggtcaggataGAGGGGCGGTATCTCAGAAGAGGCCTTGTCATTTCGGTGGCTTTAGTGGTGCCCCATCCAAAGGCAAAGGTTCTTTCAGTAGAGGTTATCCTCCCAGGCCGATTCAATAATCTCTCCAagcatcccacagtgcttcaggCAGTTGTGGCTCATATGGGTATCGACCGGAGCAGCCAGCCTATAATGCACCTTTAGCTCCCATCAGTGCACCGCCAATTCAGAGCTATCACAGTAAGTATCCGGGCTGTCAGGGTTAGTTTCAGCTTCTACAGCCGAGGGCTTTCTATGCATGTGGAGATCTGAGGCatgttgctagattttgccctaggTCATAGGGCGGCATGCCACAGCAAATTTCTCGTGTCATGGTTTCGGCAACGGTTGCTTCACTACCCTCTAAGCCAACTAGAGATAGGGGTCAGGctgctagaggtagaggtcaggccattagaggtggatgtcaggccattagaggtggaggccagataGCTAAAGGTAGTTTGAGAGGCAAAGGTCAAAGTGGTGGGGACCAGTCCTGTTTTTATGCCTTTCCAGCTAGACTTGAGGCAGAGTCATCTGACGCCGTCATCACAGGTAATATCCctgttttccatagagatgcttcagttttatttgatctagACTCTATTTATTACtacatgtcatcctattttgcttcatatctggttatgcCTCGTAATTCTTTTAGTGCTCGTGTATATATATCCACAcatatgggagattctattattgtagattgtgtttatcactcgtgtgtggtttctatcgggagacttgagactagtgtagatctcctacttcttgatatgctggactttgatgttattttggacatggaTTGGCTATTACCTTATCACACCATATTAGactatcacgccaagacggtgaccttagctatgtcgaggttgcctcgattagagtggagagggactcatgGCCATTCTACTAGtaaggttatttcttatgtggAGGCTAgacatatggtcaagaagggatgtctagcattGTTTAGCCTATATTCGTGATCCTAGTGCGGAGTTTCCTTCTATGAATTCAGTACTAGTTTTGCACGAGTTTCCAGAGATGATTCCTTCATATTTTCCatggatgccacccgacaaagatatcgacttctgtattgacttggctctcggcactcagcccatttcgattccaccataccgtatggccccagttgagttgaaggaattgaaggagcatgtgtaggatttgcttgataagggatttattagacctagtgtctcgccttggagtgcaccagtgttatttgtgaagaagaaggatgggacgaTGAGGATATGTATtaattatcggtagttgaacaaagtcactatcaagaacaagtatcctttgtcgaggaatgatgacttatttgatcagcttcagggtgccaaagtgtttttgaagattgatttgagatctagctagcatcagttgaagattagggcatcggatgttcctaagacaacattttggactcggtatgggcattacgagtttctagtgatgtcatttggcttgacaaatgccccagcagcatttatggatttgataaaccgggtattcaagctctatttgattcttttgtgatcgtcgtcattgatgatattttggtatactcttgcagtcaagaggagcatgagcagcatcttcagatTGTACTTCAAACCTTGAGAGATAGTCAtctatatgccaagttttcaaagtatgagttttggttggattcggttgcctttttggggcatgttatcttccgagggcattaaagtggatcctaaaaagattgaggcagttcagaactggcctagacctacttcagctacagagattcggtaCTTCTTAGGTTTGGCGAGTTACTATTGTGAGCACctaaggaggtgtgacagctatCACCAATTCGTAGATGGGTTTTCATCTATCACaactccattgactaaattgacccagaagggtgcctcattcaggtggtctgatgagtgtgagttgagctttcagaagttcaagatTGTTTTGACTCTAGCCCTAGTTTTGGTGTTGCTTACAGGTTCAGGACCTTACACCGTATATTGTGATGTATCGAGTATTGGGCTTAGTACAATATTATGTAGGacggcagggtgattgcatacgcgtctcGACAGTTGAgggttcatgagaagaactaccatgttcatgacttagagttcgCAACCATAGTTCACGCgttgaagattttgaggcactaTCTGTATGGCgttcattgtgaggtctatactaACCATTGGAGTCTCCAACATCTGTTCATAcaaaatgatcttaatttgcgacatTGGAGATGGTTATAGTTGCTAAAAGTCTAAGATATCACCATAttttatcatccggggaaggccaacgtggtggccgatgcattgagcagaaaggtggagagtatgggtagtttggaatATTTACCGGTAgatgagaggccactagccatggatattCAGGCTTTAGCCAACtggtttgtgagattagatatttcggagcccagtcgtgttcttgcttgcgtggtggAACAGTCTTCGTTATTGGAGCGTATTAAGGCTTGCCAGTTTGATGACCcccacttgttggtgttgaaggataCAGTGAagtggggtggtgccaaggatgttgtgattggtgatgatggggttaTGCGGCTTCAGGGCCGAATTTGTATTCCAaatattgatgggttgagagatttgattCTTGAGGAAGCGCACAGTTTGCGCTATTCTATTCACCTAGGTATCACGAAGATGTActgtgacttgaaacaacactattgatGGCGCATAATGAAGAAAGACATCGTTGCTTATGTATCTCAGTGCttgaattgtcaataggtaaagtatgaacatcaaaaATCGGGTGGACTGACTCGGAGATTagagataccagagtggaagtgagagcgcaTCACTGTGGACTTCGTGGTAGGCTTGCCACAAACCTTGAAGAAGTATGATGCagtctgggttattgtggaccggttgactaagtctggacatttcattctggtggcgactacctattcttcagaaaggttagctcaGATTTACATTTAGGAGATTATCCACTTGTACGGTGTGTCATTACATTATTTCCGATCGGGGCACTCAATTCACATCTTACctcttgcagagttcgcctatgATAACggctaccaatcaagtattcagatggcaccgtatgaggttGTATAtgagaggcgatgtcgttcgtcGATTGGTTAGTTTGATCCCAGAGaagctaggttgttgggtaccgatttagtCTGTgatgctatggaaaaggttaagttgattcaggatcgacttcgtatagctcGGTCTcggcagaagagttatacggaccATAAGGTTCGTGATGTAGCTTATATGGTGGGAGAGAGTTTTGCtcagagtttcgcctatgaagggcgtgatacGGTTTGGGAGTAAAGAAAAGTTGAGCgctaggtatattgggccatttgagattttagagagagttagggaggttgcctacaagcttgcattacctccTAGCCTATCTATAGTACATCTGGTATTCCATGATTCAGAAGTACCATGAGGACAGCTCGCAagttttggacttcaacacggttCAAATTGATGGGAATGTAGCAtatgaggaggagctggtggctattctagcccggcaggttcaatagttgaggtctaagagttttccttcagtgaaagtgcaatggagaggtcagacgATCAAGGCAGCTAAGTGGGAGTCTGAGTCTAATATGCgaagtagatacccacaccttttcaccagtatCAGTACTTtactatgttcgttcgaggacgaacgtttcttttagaggtagagaatgtgacgACTCGATAGGCCATTTTGAGTTAGCCCTTATTTTTATGTTCTGAGAACTCTATTAGCTCCAATTAGTGTTTCTCAATTTGCATGCGCAATCCGTGTCTTTTTCCGGAAAGATTGTAtgtgaaaatatgatttttggctttaaaaataacttgagttga
The DNA window shown above is from Nicotiana tomentosiformis chromosome 8, ASM39032v3, whole genome shotgun sequence and carries:
- the LOC138897837 gene encoding uncharacterized protein, producing MPQQISRVMVSATVASLPSKPTRDRGQAARGRGQAIRGGCQAIRGGGQIAKGSLRGKGQSGGDQSCFYAFPARLEAESSDAVITGNIPVFHRDASVLFDLDSIYYYMSSYFASYLVMPRNSFSARVYISTHMGDSIIVDCVYHSCVVSIGRLETSVDLLLLDMLDFDVILDMDWLLPYHTILDYHAKTVTLAMSRLPRLEWRGTHGHSTSKVISYVEARHMVKKGCLALFSLYS